In a single window of the Lebetimonas sp. JH292 genome:
- a CDS encoding cell wall metabolism sensor histidine kinase WalK gives MNNLRNDLFIKFAAVVLIIIALFEGALIFALTKSFNMHLKDRLVIIASEIANSKKYNINNLIELQHKYKIYPLFVKITTLSKSAENLKKYEGFEVKTIKTPSGIEKMLIFNYVKNNKIISVKTIISGNSDKIEIVRTISLAISFFIYLIVLLVGYKFIDAIAKNIENTIKRLKFFNSNVSHELKTPLTIMKGEIELALKKEECSEKLLKSILNEINYINDITEKLLFLTKKDFTKKDFKQTDLEDIILELYEKYSKRIAINLEISEDDFLINGDKTLLKMAISNLIENSIKYHAKHINLKLKKTKNKIKLIIEDDGIGIPKEKIPFIFDEFYRVDESRNKKIKGFGLGLAIVKSILNLHSAKINVESDINKGVKITIEFNSI, from the coding sequence ATGAATAATCTCAGAAACGATCTGTTTATAAAATTTGCAGCAGTTGTTTTAATAATAATAGCCCTTTTTGAGGGGGCTTTAATTTTTGCACTTACCAAATCATTTAATATGCATTTAAAAGACAGGCTTGTTATAATAGCCAGTGAAATTGCAAATTCTAAAAAATATAATATAAATAATTTAATAGAACTTCAACACAAATACAAAATTTATCCGCTGTTTGTAAAAATAACGACACTTTCCAAATCCGCCGAAAATTTAAAAAAATACGAAGGTTTTGAAGTAAAAACAATAAAAACACCGAGCGGAATAGAAAAAATGCTTATTTTTAATTATGTTAAAAACAATAAAATAATAAGCGTTAAAACAATTATTTCAGGAAACAGCGACAAAATAGAAATAGTAAGAACGATATCTCTTGCAATATCATTTTTTATTTATCTTATAGTTTTGCTCGTAGGATATAAATTTATAGATGCCATTGCAAAAAATATTGAAAACACAATCAAAAGATTAAAATTTTTCAATTCAAACGTTTCACATGAGCTAAAAACACCTCTGACTATTATGAAAGGGGAAATTGAACTTGCTTTAAAAAAGGAAGAATGCAGCGAAAAACTTTTAAAATCTATATTAAATGAAATTAATTATATAAATGACATAACTGAAAAACTGCTGTTTTTAACCAAAAAAGATTTCACAAAAAAAGATTTCAAACAAACAGATTTGGAAGATATTATATTGGAACTATATGAAAAATATTCAAAAAGAATTGCTATAAATCTGGAAATAAGCGAAGACGATTTTCTTATAAACGGGGATAAAACACTTCTTAAAATGGCAATTTCCAATTTAATTGAAAATTCCATAAAATATCATGCAAAACATATAAATTTAAAATTAAAGAAAACAAAAAACAAAATAAAACTCATTATAGAAGACGACGGAATAGGTATACCAAAAGAAAAGATACCGTTTATTTTTGATGAATTTTACAGGGTGGATGAAAGCAGAAACAAAAAAATCAAAGGATTTGGACTTGGTCTTGCCATTGTAAAATCAATATTAAACCTGCACAGTGCAAAAATAAATGTTGAATCTGATATAAACAAAGGAGTAAAAATTACAATAGAATTTAACTCCATTTAA